A single genomic interval of Capricornis sumatraensis isolate serow.1 unplaced genomic scaffold, serow.2 scaffold13, whole genome shotgun sequence harbors:
- the LOC138072377 gene encoding olfactory receptor 5D18-like produces MFLSEKNKSGATFTLLGFSNYPELQVPLFLTFLAIYSVTVVGNLGMIVIIKINPKLHTPMYFFLSHLSFVDFCYSSIVAPKTMVNFMVEDRTISFVGCVIQFFFFCTFVVTESFLLAVMAYDRFVAICNPLLYMVAMSPRLCATLVVGSYAWGIACSLILTCTVIKLSFQGFNTIDHFFCEFSSLLSLSCSDTYLNQLLLFIFATFNEISTLFIILLSYVFIVVTIFKMHSACGRSKAFSTCASHLTTISIFHGTILFLYCVPNSKNSRHTVKVASVFYTVVIPMLNPLIYSLRNKDVKDTVSKIMDSKVFSY; encoded by the coding sequence ATGTTTctatcagagaaaaataaaagtggggCCACGTTCACTCTCCTGGGCTTCTCCAATTACCCAGAGTTGCAAGTCCCCCTCTTCTTGACATTCCTGGCCATCTACAGTGTCACTGTGGTAGGGAATCTTGGGATGATTGTGATCATCAAAATTAACCCCAAActgcacacccccatgtactttttcctcagCCACCTCTCTTTTGTGGACTTTTGTTATTCCTCCATCGTTGCTCCCAAGACCATGGTGAACTTCATGGTAGAAGACAGAACCATTTCATTTGTAGGCTGTGTAatacaattctttttcttttgtacctTTGTGGTGACTGAGTCCTTTTTATTAgctgtgatggcctatgaccgctttgTGGCCATCTGCAACCCTCTACTCTACATGGTGGCCATGTCCCCAAGACTCTGTGCCACATTAGTGGTTGGATCTTATGCTTGGGGAATAGCTTGCTCCTTGATACTCACCTGTACTGTTATCAAATTATCATTTCAAGGTTTCAACACAATAGATCACTTCTTCTGTGAGTTCTCCTCCCTGCTTTCCCTCTCTTGCTCTGATACTTATCTCAACCAGTTGCTGCTTTTCATTTTTGCCACCTTTAATGAAATCAGCACACTCTTCATTATTCTCCTGTCTTACGTGTTTATTGTTGTCACCATCTTCAAAATGCATTCAGCCTGTGGTCGTAGcaaagccttctccacctgtgccTCCCACCTCACCACCATCAGCATCTTCCATGGCACCATCCTCTTCCTCTATTGTGTGCCCAACTCCAAAAACTCCAGGCACACAGTCAAAGTGGCATCTGTATTTTACACGGTGGTCATCCCCATGTTGAATCCCCTGATCTACAGTCTGAGAAATAAAGATGTCAAGGACACAGTCTCGAAGATCATGGACTCTAAAGTATTTTCGTACTAA